From the Streptomyces nodosus genome, the window CCGGTCGGCATCTGGGAACCCGGCTGGACGGGCATCCTCGCCGTCAACGGCCCGCTGGCCCTGGCATGCGTGTGCGACGCCGCGCTGGCCGCGCCCGTGCGCCGGCTCACGCTGAGCCGCTCCGGCGACACATCCGTGCGCCTCGGGGAGACGGCCGAGGTGACGCTCACCGTCACCAATCCCTCGCGCCGCCCCCTGCGTGCCGTGCTGCGTGACGCCTGGCCGCCCAGCAGCTGGCAGCCGGGCACCGAAGTGGAGGCGTCACGCCACCGCCTGACGGTTCCTCCGGGGGAGCGTCGTCGGCTGACGACCCGTCTGCGCCCCACCCGCCGGGGCGACCGGCAGGCGGACCGCGTCACGATCCGCTCCTATGGCCCCCTCGGTCTTTTCGCCCGTCAGGGCACCCACAGGGTGCCGTGGACGGTACGGGCCCTGCCGCCGTTCACCAGCCGCAAGCATCTTCCGGCGAAGCTGACTCGCCTCCGTGAGCTCGACGGCCGCACCAGCGTGCTCACCCGCGGCGAGGGCACCGAGTTCGACAGCCTGCGCGACTACGTTCCCGGGGACGACACCCGTTCCATCGACTGGCGCGCGACAGCCCGCCACAACGCGGTCGCGGTCCGCACCTGGCGACCCGAGCGCGACCGGCACCTGCTGCTGGTCCTGGACACGGGCCGCACCTCGGCCGGGCGGGTCGGCGACGCACCGCGGCTGGATGCCTCGATGGACGCGGCGCTCCTGCTGGCCGCCCTGGCCTCCCGGGCCGGCGACCGGGTGGACCTGCTCGCCTATGACCGCCGGGTACGTGCGCTGGTCCAGGGCCGGGGTGCCCGCGAGGTCCTGCCGTCGCTGGTCGACGCCATGGCGACCCTGGAACCGGAGCTCGTCGAGACGGATGCGCGGGGTCTGACGACCAGCGTGCTGCGAACGGCACCGCGCCGTGCTCTGGTCGTCCTGCTGACCACCCTCGACGCGGCCCCCGTCGAGGAGGGGCTGCTGCCGGTACTGTCCCGCCTCACCCGGCGCCATACGGTCCTGCTCGCATCGGTGGCCGATCCTCGCGTCGCTCATATGTCGACGGCCCGGGGAAGCACGGACGCGGTGTACGAGGCCGCGGCGGCGGCCCAGGCCCAGTCGGAACGCGCACGCACGGCGGAACAACTGCGCCGACACGGGGTCACGGTCGTCGATGCGACGCCGGAGAATCTGGCGCCGGCCCTGGCGGACGCATATCTGGCCCTGAAGGCGGCGGGCCGCCTCTGATTCGGACCGACCGGTATCCAGCCGACCGGTCCGAATCGGACGGGGGGATCCCCGAGTCCATGGAAAAATCCCTGGAAACGCAGAAAACCCCGCACCATACGGTGCGGGGTTTTCCCACAATTTGTTCGGCGGCGTCCTACTCTCCCACAGGGTCCCCCCTGCAGTACCATCGGCGCTCTGAGGCTTAGCTTCCGGGTTCGGAATGTAACCGGGCGTTTCCCTCACGCTATGACCACCGAAACACTATGAAACACACAACCCGACCACCCGTCAGGGTGCGATTGTTCGTGGTTTCAGAACCAACACAGTGAACGCGAGCAACTGAGGACAAGCCCTCGGCCTATTAGTACCAGTCACCTCCACACCTCACGATGCTTCCAGATCTGGCCTATCAACCCAGTCGTCTACTGGGAGCCTTACCCCATCAAGTGGGTGGGAGTCCTCATCTCGAAGCAGGCTTCCCGCTTAGATGCTTTCAGCGGTTATCCCTCCCGAACGTAGCCAACCAGCCATGCCCTTGGCAGAACAACTGGCACACCAGAGGTTCGTCCGTCCCGGTCCTCTCGTACTAGGGACAGCCCTTCTCAAGACTCCTACGCGCACAGCGGATAGGGACCGAACTGTCTCACGACGTTCTAAACCCAGCTCGCGTACCGCTTTAATGGGCGAACAGCCCAACCCTTGGGACCGACTCCAGCCCCAGGATGCGACGAGCCGACATCGAGGTGCCAAACCATCCCGTCGATATGGACTCTTGGGGAAGATCAGCCTGTTATCCCCGGGGTACCTTTTATCCGTTGAGCGACGGCGCTTCCACAAGCCACCGCCGGATCACTAGTCCCGACTTTCGTCCCTGCTCGACCCGTCGGTCTCACAGTCAAGCTCCCTTGTGCACTTACACTCAACACCTGATTGCCAACCAGGCTGAGGGAACCTTTGGGCGCCTCCGTTACCCTTTAGGAGGCAACCGCCCCAGTTAAACTACCCATCAGACACTGTCCCCGATCCGGATCACGGACCCGGGTTAGACATCCAGCACGACCAGACTGGTATTTCAACGACGACTCCACAACCACTGGCGTGGCCGCTTCAAAGTCTCCCAGCTATCCTACACAAGCCGAACCGAACACCAATATCAAACTGTAGTAAAGGTCCCGGGGTCTTTCCGTCCTGCTGCGCGAAACGAGCATCTTTACTCGTAGTGCAATTTCACCGGGCCTATGGTTGAGACAGTCGAGAAGTCGTTACGCCATTCGTGCAGGTCGGAACTTACCCGACAAGGAATTTCGCTACCTTAGGATGGTTATAGTTACCACCGCCGTTTACTGGCGCTTAAGTTCTCAGCTTCGCCCACCCGAAAGTGAGCTAACCGGTCCCCTTAACGTTCCAGCACCGGGCAGGCGTCAGTCCGTATACATCGCCTTACGGCTTCGCACGGACCTGTGTTTTTAGTAAACAGTCGCTTCTCGCTGGTCTCTGCGGCCACCCCCAGCTCACAGCGTAAAGCTGATCACCAGAAGTGGCCCCCCTTCTCCCGAAGTTACGGGGGCATTTTGCCGAATTCCTTAACCATAGTTCACCCGAACGCCTCGGTATTCTCTACCTGACCACCTGAGTCGGTTTAGGGTACGGGCCGCCATGAAACTCGCTAGAGGCTTTTCTCGACAGCATAGGATCATCCACTTCACCACAATCGGCTCGGCATCAGGTCTCACCCACAAGGTGTGCGGATTTACCTACACACCGGGCTACACCCTTACCCCGGGACAACCACCGCCCGGGATGGACTACCTTCCTGCGTCACCCCATCACTCACCTACTACCAACTTGGTTCAGCGGCTCCACCACTTTCCATTCCCCGAAGGGTCCGGAACGGCTTCACGGCCTTAGCATCACTGGATTCAATGTTTGACGCTCCACAGCGGGTACCGGAATATCAACCGGTTATCCATCGACTACGCCTGTCGGCCTCGCCTTAGGTCCCGACTTACCCTGG encodes:
- a CDS encoding DUF58 domain-containing protein, with product MALTGRAALLAALGSLPVGIWEPGWTGILAVNGPLALACVCDAALAAPVRRLTLSRSGDTSVRLGETAEVTLTVTNPSRRPLRAVLRDAWPPSSWQPGTEVEASRHRLTVPPGERRRLTTRLRPTRRGDRQADRVTIRSYGPLGLFARQGTHRVPWTVRALPPFTSRKHLPAKLTRLRELDGRTSVLTRGEGTEFDSLRDYVPGDDTRSIDWRATARHNAVAVRTWRPERDRHLLLVLDTGRTSAGRVGDAPRLDASMDAALLLAALASRAGDRVDLLAYDRRVRALVQGRGAREVLPSLVDAMATLEPELVETDARGLTTSVLRTAPRRALVVLLTTLDAAPVEEGLLPVLSRLTRRHTVLLASVADPRVAHMSTARGSTDAVYEAAAAAQAQSERARTAEQLRRHGVTVVDATPENLAPALADAYLALKAAGRL